One genomic window of Gemmatimonadaceae bacterium includes the following:
- a CDS encoding carotenoid biosynthesis protein, with product MRDTSGTRTSRDQRKSDLWSEKALIALAAFTVMTLLGFSTFGLNPGLIRHVPGAASIYSYAFRFFAVAHVWLAWGVLAFFLTRTVGTRWLPSFFVLYAISLASELLGTVTGLPFGEYSYSPLLNPMWFGHVPIVIPLSWFFMAVPSYALAQSVLPAPERRRARVFLGSAALLSWDLSLDPAMSYATQYWVWASSGAYYGMPWLNLFGWYVTGLALMAALALLRADRWIAALPIRWITAFYLANLALSLGMNVAAGLWAAVGAALVALLAAFLVGRWLGNTRPRSMGADTNVISTDQSTRLAT from the coding sequence TTGCGCGACACGAGCGGAACGAGAACCTCGAGGGATCAGCGGAAGTCAGATTTGTGGAGCGAGAAAGCGCTTATCGCGCTCGCCGCCTTCACGGTTATGACGCTGCTGGGATTTTCGACATTTGGCCTCAACCCGGGTCTTATCAGACATGTGCCGGGTGCTGCGAGCATCTACTCGTACGCGTTTCGATTTTTTGCGGTCGCCCATGTCTGGCTTGCGTGGGGCGTCCTTGCGTTCTTCCTCACCCGCACCGTCGGAACGCGTTGGTTACCGTCTTTTTTCGTGCTTTATGCGATCAGTCTTGCAAGCGAGCTGTTGGGCACGGTAACTGGACTCCCTTTCGGCGAATACAGCTATAGCCCACTGCTCAACCCCATGTGGTTCGGGCATGTGCCGATTGTGATTCCCCTCAGCTGGTTTTTCATGGCCGTCCCTTCTTATGCGTTGGCGCAGTCGGTTCTGCCTGCTCCCGAGAGGAGGCGGGCTCGTGTTTTCCTGGGATCGGCTGCGTTGCTGAGCTGGGATCTGAGTCTCGATCCGGCAATGAGCTATGCAACTCAATACTGGGTCTGGGCGTCGAGCGGCGCCTATTACGGAATGCCGTGGCTCAATCTCTTCGGCTGGTACGTAACCGGCCTGGCACTGATGGCGGCCCTCGCATTACTGCGTGCGGATCGATGGATAGCGGCCCTGCCGATACGATGGATCACCGCGTTCTACCTCGCAAATCTCGCGCTGTCCCTGGGCATGAACGTCGCCGCGGGTCTGTGGGCGGCCGTCGGTGCTGCGCTCGTCGCGCTACTCGCTGCCTTCCTTGTCGGGCGATGGCTCGGTAACACGAGGCCTCGATCGATGGGTGCCGATACCAACGTTATCTCAACCGATCAGTCAACCCGGCTGGCGACCTGA
- a CDS encoding phytoene desaturase has translation MSAHAVVIGSGFGGLAAAVRLRVMGYRVTVLEALDQPGGRARVFRRDGFTFDAGPTVITAPYLLEELFVLAGRSLSDYATLVPVDPFYRVLFRDGSRFDYVGDEERLIQNIAAISPGDVDGYRKLAAHAERIFDVGYTQLADQPFHRAVDMMRVIPAMMRLESYRSVYGLVSRYIKDDRLRRVFSFEPLLVGGNPFTTTSIYLLIHWLERKWGVHFAMGGTTSLVTALVQLLTELDVEVRLDTAVTAIEVANGTARAVQTQSGEWIPCDIVVSNADPTHVYSHLISPQHLKKNAPRSVARVRQSMSLFVAYFGATRQYPDIAHHTIVLGNRYKDLLDDVFRRRILAADFSLYLHAPTRTDPSLAPPGHEGFYVLSPVPNNKSGIDWSKEANRYFARIVDELEARVLPGISDSLVSTSFMTPHDFEHTLRSADGSAFGPEPILTQSAYFRYHNRSGDVEGLYFVGAGTHPGGGVPGVLSSARVLERIVPRPASAEPLPPRGASSRPGAIIAITGN, from the coding sequence GTGTCCGCGCATGCGGTGGTGATCGGAAGCGGATTTGGAGGCTTGGCGGCGGCAGTACGTCTTCGTGTGATGGGCTACCGGGTAACCGTGCTCGAGGCTCTCGACCAACCTGGAGGACGGGCACGTGTATTCCGGCGTGATGGCTTTACCTTCGACGCCGGTCCAACGGTAATCACTGCCCCGTACCTGCTCGAGGAACTATTCGTACTGGCCGGCCGCAGCCTGAGCGATTACGCCACCCTCGTTCCAGTCGACCCTTTTTACCGCGTGCTGTTTCGTGATGGGAGCCGGTTCGATTACGTGGGGGACGAGGAGAGGTTGATTCAGAATATCGCCGCGATCAGCCCCGGTGATGTCGACGGCTATCGTAAGCTGGCGGCCCACGCAGAGCGCATTTTCGATGTCGGATATACACAGCTCGCGGACCAGCCTTTTCACCGGGCCGTCGATATGATGCGCGTCATCCCGGCAATGATGCGACTGGAGAGTTACCGCAGTGTGTATGGGCTGGTGTCGAGGTACATAAAAGACGACCGGCTGCGGAGAGTATTTAGCTTTGAGCCGCTGCTCGTAGGCGGTAATCCATTCACTACAACGTCCATTTATCTCCTGATTCACTGGCTGGAGCGGAAATGGGGCGTGCATTTCGCGATGGGTGGCACGACGTCGCTGGTTACCGCACTCGTGCAACTTCTCACGGAGCTGGATGTCGAAGTGCGGCTCGATACGGCAGTGACGGCGATCGAGGTGGCGAACGGCACCGCTCGCGCCGTTCAGACTCAGAGCGGAGAGTGGATTCCGTGCGACATCGTGGTCAGCAACGCCGATCCCACTCACGTATACTCTCACCTGATTTCGCCACAACACCTCAAAAAAAACGCGCCTCGATCCGTGGCGCGCGTCAGACAATCAATGAGTTTGTTCGTCGCCTACTTCGGCGCCACACGGCAGTACCCGGATATCGCGCACCATACGATCGTACTCGGCAACCGGTACAAGGACTTACTCGACGACGTCTTCAGGCGGCGCATTCTGGCAGCCGATTTTTCGTTGTATCTTCACGCGCCCACACGCACCGATCCCTCGCTTGCGCCGCCGGGCCACGAGGGGTTTTACGTCCTGTCGCCGGTGCCAAACAACAAAAGCGGTATCGACTGGAGCAAAGAGGCCAATCGATATTTCGCGCGCATCGTCGATGAGCTTGAAGCGCGTGTTCTCCCAGGCATTTCAGATTCGCTGGTGTCCACTTCGTTTATGACGCCTCACGATTTCGAACACACTCTTCGCTCCGCCGACGGTTCTGCTTTCGGTCCAGAGCCGATTCTCACGCAGTCGGCGTACTTTCGCTACCACAATCGCTCAGGCGACGTAGAGGGGCTTTACTTTGTTGGCGCGGGGACACATCCGGGCGGAGGAGTGCCCGGGGTGCTTTCGTCAGCCCGGGTTTTGGAGCGGATTGTACCACGGCCCGCGAGCGCCGAGCCGCTCCCTCCGCGCGGCGCATCATCGCGTCCGGGTGCAATCATCGCAATCACCGGCAACTGA
- a CDS encoding MerR family transcriptional regulator gives MADESSGRPLFPIGAVVEKTGLSAHVLRAWERRYGAVVPKRRDDGIRVYDDADVVKLRLLKRVTESGHGIGGVANLSTETLLELVRDEPETRARSDKGAAKRQMAECLKAVELMDSGRVHGLLMRSLVIMGSERFVEALVVPLLHRVGELWDDGSIFPAHEHLVSAALQRVLGWVMDQLEVDDGSPTIVTSTPTGQRHEMGALLSGVVAAEEGWRVEYLGADLPAEDIARAVTRASATVVALSVIHSTDADSLFSELSGLREQLPGNVTILLGGKAISGQAEKLARMGVTWLPDLGALRDQLRRLRLEHAAGVA, from the coding sequence TTGGCGGACGAATCAAGCGGGCGCCCGCTTTTTCCGATCGGCGCCGTGGTGGAGAAAACGGGCCTTTCGGCGCACGTTCTGCGAGCATGGGAGCGTCGCTATGGCGCTGTGGTTCCGAAGCGGCGGGACGACGGAATTCGCGTCTACGACGATGCGGACGTCGTCAAGCTGCGGCTGCTGAAGAGGGTTACCGAATCAGGCCATGGCATTGGCGGCGTTGCCAACCTTTCCACAGAGACGCTGCTGGAGCTGGTGCGCGACGAGCCCGAAACGCGGGCGAGATCCGACAAAGGTGCAGCAAAGCGCCAGATGGCCGAGTGTTTGAAGGCTGTCGAGTTGATGGACAGCGGTCGGGTTCACGGGTTGCTCATGCGGTCTCTGGTAATCATGGGGAGCGAGCGCTTCGTCGAGGCTCTGGTCGTCCCACTGCTTCACCGCGTGGGAGAACTCTGGGACGATGGAAGCATTTTTCCTGCGCACGAGCACCTTGTCTCTGCTGCACTGCAGAGGGTGCTGGGCTGGGTGATGGATCAGCTTGAAGTCGACGATGGCAGTCCAACGATCGTGACATCGACGCCGACCGGACAGCGACATGAAATGGGCGCGCTCCTGAGTGGGGTGGTGGCGGCAGAAGAGGGATGGAGGGTGGAGTACCTGGGTGCCGACCTTCCCGCGGAAGACATTGCCAGGGCAGTCACAAGGGCATCGGCAACCGTCGTGGCGCTGAGCGTGATTCATTCAACGGATGCCGATTCGCTGTTTTCCGAGCTTTCAGGTCTTCGCGAGCAACTTCCAGGCAACGTCACGATACTCCTCGGTGGGAAGGCGATATCGGGGCAGGCCGAAAAGCTTGCGCGAATGGGGGTGACGTGGCTCCCCGACCTGGGCGCGCTGCGCGATCAGCTTCGGCGGCTGCGCCTGGAGCACGCGGCCGGTGTAGCGTAG
- a CDS encoding squalene/phytoene synthase family protein: protein MIATFIPQIVRKTQTDAGLARGALQSIAQWAESEGMAVAQLEGQLIRPVVALSGWRSLSAAPPPAEFWFGAMAVQLAHEASLLHDDVVDGAAVRRGIPTVVATRGAAAALVQGDHLLTTAYRYAVRTGSPSFVELFARAVERTVAGELAQARATGRVLCFEEYSAIAGGKSGELIGCAIALGASLCAPERVLAYHEIGCRVGLVYQMLDDLLDLAPATDTGKPALVDYAQGHWTWPLAKLGVEAFGAEPDSLMRALHVESAGQTALRCCLCQYEEEVDAVTREIVSHFGDSATLIEMLGGWRRRAGEAVEREEVAAARWTAGVSRITSPANAPPTFLPLSVSTARSPSVLRPSPQLIAKLIPSASENAYLARNSRSFRFATRFFPGGADDRVTRVYAYCRFTDDLVDDPATDPVTAALLLDEWMELSRRAYGGYASGLPLLDRVMSEMAGARVPFIYAEQLAEGMRMDLRGERYGGMLELQRYTYRVASVVGLWISELFNVRDHVVLRRAEAMGHAMQLTNILRDVGEDLRAGRCYLPADMMRTHQVTEAELSLGQPPAGYAALMEELIVAAESAYRAGFTGVLDLPRGLQLPVAVAGYVYRGILDEIRKSGYDNLSRRARTSGPRKALLATRAVMDLQVRLRRRRRVEHEVTFVSEEDRHREQRRPSLSQTLSR, encoded by the coding sequence ATGATTGCGACATTCATCCCTCAGATCGTAAGAAAGACGCAAACCGACGCGGGCCTGGCTCGTGGTGCGCTCCAGTCGATTGCCCAGTGGGCCGAATCGGAGGGAATGGCTGTCGCGCAGTTGGAGGGACAGCTCATCAGACCGGTGGTGGCATTGTCAGGCTGGCGTTCGCTCTCCGCCGCGCCGCCGCCAGCTGAGTTCTGGTTTGGCGCGATGGCGGTGCAGCTCGCGCACGAAGCATCGCTTCTTCACGACGATGTTGTGGACGGTGCGGCGGTGCGGCGAGGTATTCCGACCGTTGTTGCCACGCGCGGTGCAGCTGCTGCGCTCGTGCAGGGGGATCATCTTCTCACGACGGCGTATCGATACGCTGTGCGAACGGGCAGCCCATCATTCGTCGAGCTCTTTGCCCGCGCCGTAGAGCGGACAGTCGCCGGAGAACTTGCACAGGCACGCGCGACTGGCCGGGTCCTCTGCTTTGAGGAATACTCTGCGATTGCGGGCGGAAAGTCTGGAGAGCTGATCGGCTGTGCAATAGCGCTTGGTGCCTCGCTCTGCGCCCCCGAGCGTGTCCTGGCCTATCACGAAATAGGATGCCGGGTAGGCCTGGTCTATCAGATGCTGGACGACCTTCTGGATCTTGCGCCCGCGACCGATACCGGGAAGCCCGCTCTGGTCGACTACGCACAAGGGCACTGGACGTGGCCGCTCGCCAAGCTTGGCGTTGAGGCATTTGGTGCTGAGCCAGACTCTCTTATGCGCGCATTGCATGTCGAGTCGGCGGGACAAACCGCACTTCGATGCTGCCTGTGTCAGTACGAAGAAGAGGTGGATGCTGTCACCAGAGAAATCGTGAGCCACTTTGGCGACAGCGCTACCCTCATCGAAATGTTAGGGGGCTGGCGTCGCCGTGCTGGAGAAGCGGTCGAGCGAGAGGAGGTAGCAGCAGCTCGATGGACCGCCGGTGTCTCTCGGATCACATCGCCTGCCAATGCCCCCCCGACCTTCCTGCCTCTCAGCGTTTCCACGGCTCGATCGCCTTCCGTGCTGCGCCCCAGCCCGCAACTGATTGCAAAGCTGATCCCTTCGGCGAGCGAGAACGCATATCTGGCGAGGAACAGCCGCTCGTTTCGGTTCGCGACGCGGTTTTTTCCTGGTGGTGCCGACGACCGTGTTACTCGCGTTTACGCGTATTGCAGATTTACCGACGATCTGGTGGACGATCCGGCCACCGATCCAGTCACCGCCGCCTTGCTGCTCGATGAGTGGATGGAGCTCTCCCGCCGCGCGTACGGCGGTTATGCCTCTGGTCTTCCCCTGCTCGATCGCGTCATGAGTGAAATGGCTGGCGCTCGCGTTCCCTTCATCTATGCGGAGCAGCTTGCCGAGGGGATGCGGATGGATCTTCGCGGCGAGCGGTATGGCGGGATGCTGGAATTGCAGCGATACACATACCGTGTCGCCTCCGTTGTGGGTCTCTGGATTTCCGAGCTTTTCAACGTTCGGGATCATGTTGTGTTGCGACGGGCAGAGGCGATGGGGCACGCGATGCAGCTCACCAATATTCTTCGCGACGTAGGCGAGGATTTGCGCGCAGGTAGATGCTATCTGCCGGCGGATATGATGCGGACGCACCAGGTGACGGAGGCCGAGCTCAGCCTTGGCCAGCCCCCCGCCGGGTATGCGGCGTTGATGGAAGAGTTGATCGTTGCGGCCGAGTCTGCTTACCGCGCCGGATTTACGGGGGTGTTGGATCTTCCGCGGGGACTTCAGCTACCTGTCGCTGTTGCCGGCTATGTGTACAGGGGCATCCTCGATGAAATTCGCAAGTCCGGCTACGACAACCTCTCGCGTCGCGCGCGCACTTCGGGCCCTCGTAAAGCCCTGCTGGCGACCCGCGCGGTGATGGACCTCCAGGTGAGGTTGCGCCGGCGACGACGGGTTGAGCACGAGGTCACGTTCGTCTCGGAAGAGGATCGCCACAGAGAACAGCGGCGACCCTCACTGTCGCAGACTCTTTCCCGTTGA
- a CDS encoding amidohydrolase family protein has protein sequence MAGSRTSALIAVVAVFVLADASAAQPPGSGQSARETRIGNGQSCPAGTTEIRPGICRAPETPPPSILDYRPRSTLVTPAHMIRAAKYPAIDYHGHPQDRISTPEGLAQLGASLDSLNVRVMIAADNLSGERLQRAVAAIRASPQMKDRVRVLAGVNFRDVGPGWAGKAVKQLEADIAAGAVGLGEISKGLGLSIKKTDGTRLRIDSPDLDPIWEACARLRIPVFIHTADPQEFFKPVVDYSNERWLELSLFPGRRYPPDHFPSFDALIQERNNLFRRHPKTTFVAAHMGWHANDLSRLGKLLTEFPNVYTEVGAVLYDIGRQPRAAHDFFVRYQDRILFGKDSYQPDEYPYYWRVFETRDDYFDYYRDYHASWQLYGIDLPDTVLRKVYYQNALRITRALPRGAWSR, from the coding sequence GTGGCTGGTTCACGTACTTCGGCATTGATCGCTGTCGTTGCGGTTTTCGTTCTCGCAGATGCTTCAGCAGCTCAACCGCCAGGGTCCGGCCAGTCGGCGCGCGAGACCCGGATTGGGAACGGACAGTCCTGTCCGGCGGGCACAACGGAGATTCGTCCGGGGATTTGCAGAGCACCGGAAACACCCCCACCCAGCATTCTCGACTATCGCCCCCGGTCCACGCTTGTCACACCGGCGCACATGATACGAGCGGCGAAATATCCCGCAATCGACTACCATGGTCACCCGCAGGATCGGATCAGCACACCCGAAGGGCTGGCGCAGCTCGGTGCTTCGCTCGACAGTCTGAACGTGCGGGTAATGATTGCCGCAGACAATCTGTCGGGTGAGCGGCTACAGCGAGCCGTAGCTGCAATTCGTGCATCGCCGCAAATGAAGGATCGCGTGCGCGTTCTTGCGGGGGTCAACTTCAGGGACGTGGGACCGGGCTGGGCCGGGAAAGCCGTGAAGCAACTCGAGGCCGACATCGCTGCCGGCGCCGTCGGCCTCGGAGAAATATCGAAGGGTCTCGGGCTTTCGATCAAGAAAACAGATGGAACGCGCTTGCGCATCGACTCTCCCGATCTCGACCCGATCTGGGAAGCGTGCGCCCGGCTCCGTATTCCGGTGTTCATCCACACGGCAGATCCGCAGGAATTCTTCAAACCAGTCGTGGATTACAGCAATGAACGGTGGCTCGAACTGTCGCTGTTCCCTGGCCGACGCTATCCGCCGGATCATTTTCCGAGCTTCGATGCGCTGATTCAGGAGAGGAACAATCTTTTTCGCAGGCATCCAAAAACGACTTTCGTCGCAGCGCACATGGGGTGGCACGCCAACGACCTCTCGCGACTCGGCAAATTGCTGACGGAATTTCCAAACGTTTACACCGAAGTCGGTGCCGTGCTGTATGACATTGGCCGGCAGCCACGGGCCGCGCACGACTTCTTTGTGAGGTATCAGGACCGCATCCTGTTCGGTAAGGATTCATATCAGCCCGACGAATATCCGTACTACTGGCGCGTCTTCGAGACGCGTGACGATTACTTCGACTATTACCGTGACTATCACGCGTCCTGGCAGTTGTACGGGATAGATCTCCCCGACACGGTCCTGAGGAAGGTGTACTACCAGAACGCACTGAGAATCACGCGCGCACTTCCGAGAGGTGCCTGGTCGCGATGA
- the idi gene encoding isopentenyl-diphosphate Delta-isomerase: MIDNEERVILVSNTDIEIGEAPKLEVHRTGALHRAFSVFVFDNDGRCLLQRRAETKYHSPGLWSNTCCGHPRPGERSAKAARRRLNEEMGLDCDLTWVTSFLYQASLDMALMEHEFDHVYVGSTSNVPGHDSAEVEEWRWVSVNDIRDWLTTQPESFTAWFPPAFDHMLGACRMATEPGIVAAASA; encoded by the coding sequence ATGATCGACAACGAGGAGCGGGTGATACTCGTATCGAACACCGACATCGAGATTGGTGAGGCGCCGAAACTCGAGGTGCACCGAACTGGAGCACTTCATCGAGCATTCTCGGTTTTTGTATTTGATAACGATGGCCGTTGCCTGCTTCAGCGGCGTGCTGAGACGAAGTATCACAGCCCCGGCCTCTGGTCGAATACGTGCTGCGGTCACCCACGACCCGGTGAGCGATCTGCGAAGGCGGCAAGACGGCGTCTCAACGAGGAGATGGGATTAGATTGTGATCTAACCTGGGTGACAAGTTTCCTCTATCAGGCATCGCTTGATATGGCTTTGATGGAACACGAGTTCGATCACGTTTATGTCGGGTCGACGAGCAATGTACCAGGACACGATTCAGCGGAAGTCGAAGAGTGGCGGTGGGTTAGTGTGAACGACATCCGGGATTGGCTGACAACTCAGCCGGAATCATTTACGGCCTGGTTCCCGCCTGCGTTTGATCACATGCTCGGCGCGTGCCGGATGGCTACGGAACCCGGCATCGTGGCCGCTGCAAGCGCTTAG
- a CDS encoding NAD(P)/FAD-dependent oxidoreductase produces MPDYDVIVVGAGHNALVTACYVAQAGYSVAVFERRDQVGGAVSTKEVIPGYQFDLGGSAHILIRLTPIVEELGLERFGLQYLELDPLFFAPFLDGDSMFIYRDEDRTVAELEAKFPSQGEAYKRFIDDWRPFAGLVKEAFLSPPGPLELGKRFVFNRALRNDWQRALGTILRPYGEVADSYFSEEKVKAPLVWMAAQSGPPPTEPLSAPFLLWQPLYHEGGIARPRGGSGMLSEALRRKLQSNGGEVHVSAHVDEILVEGGRAVGVRVAGTIYTSRAVISGTHAMETFGRLLPEAHRPPGALGMRAGNGFGAVLRLALSGPVSYTAHPGAEARVALQLLCENRLQLMTAYGDYLRGEPAAEPPIVAMTFSAVDDSLAPPGGEVLWLWAQYFPYELASGNWDEIGPVIADRILTAYERYAPGTRERVVGSLFQHPLWLERELGLHRGNVMHLEMSVSQMFSLRPFAGMSGYRTHLGGLYLTGASTHPGGGIMGASGRNAARVLLRDLSRRKI; encoded by the coding sequence ATGCCTGACTACGACGTAATAGTCGTGGGTGCCGGTCACAATGCGCTCGTCACTGCCTGCTACGTCGCGCAAGCCGGTTACAGTGTCGCTGTGTTCGAACGGAGGGATCAGGTGGGCGGCGCTGTATCGACAAAAGAAGTCATCCCCGGTTATCAGTTCGATCTTGGCGGCAGCGCGCACATCCTTATCCGCCTCACGCCGATTGTCGAGGAGCTCGGCCTCGAACGCTTCGGGCTTCAATACCTCGAACTGGACCCGCTGTTCTTCGCTCCGTTTCTTGATGGAGACTCAATGTTCATCTACCGTGATGAGGATCGCACGGTTGCGGAGCTCGAAGCGAAATTCCCATCGCAGGGTGAAGCCTACAAACGTTTTATCGATGACTGGCGGCCCTTCGCAGGCCTTGTCAAGGAAGCATTTCTCAGCCCGCCGGGTCCGCTTGAACTGGGGAAGCGATTTGTATTCAACCGCGCTCTTCGCAACGACTGGCAACGCGCACTCGGGACGATCCTGCGCCCGTATGGTGAAGTGGCGGACAGCTACTTCTCCGAAGAAAAAGTAAAGGCGCCGCTGGTGTGGATGGCGGCGCAGTCCGGTCCGCCACCAACCGAGCCGCTCTCGGCGCCGTTCCTGTTGTGGCAGCCACTCTATCATGAAGGGGGTATCGCCCGACCGCGCGGGGGCTCGGGAATGCTGAGCGAAGCACTTCGCAGAAAACTGCAATCCAACGGAGGTGAAGTGCATGTCTCCGCGCATGTGGACGAGATTCTTGTCGAGGGCGGGCGAGCCGTGGGTGTGCGCGTTGCGGGCACCATTTACACGTCGCGTGCGGTGATTTCGGGGACTCACGCGATGGAGACTTTCGGGCGCCTTTTGCCCGAGGCACATCGGCCACCGGGAGCGTTGGGCATGCGCGCCGGAAATGGGTTCGGCGCTGTACTGCGACTCGCACTGAGCGGGCCAGTATCATACACAGCGCATCCGGGCGCCGAGGCGCGCGTTGCGCTCCAGTTGTTATGCGAGAATCGTCTGCAACTGATGACCGCATATGGCGACTATCTGCGCGGCGAGCCCGCAGCTGAACCGCCGATTGTAGCAATGACGTTCTCAGCGGTAGACGATTCTCTCGCCCCGCCCGGAGGCGAAGTGCTGTGGCTGTGGGCTCAATATTTTCCGTACGAGCTCGCGAGCGGAAACTGGGATGAGATCGGCCCTGTCATTGCCGACCGGATTCTGACCGCCTACGAGCGTTATGCCCCGGGAACCCGTGAGCGAGTCGTCGGCTCGCTATTCCAGCATCCGCTCTGGCTGGAGCGTGAGCTGGGGTTGCACCGCGGCAACGTTATGCACCTGGAGATGAGTGTCAGTCAGATGTTCTCGCTGCGTCCGTTTGCCGGTATGTCCGGCTATCGTACTCATCTAGGGGGTCTCTATCTCACCGGCGCAAGCACTCATCCGGGAGGCGGCATCATGGGCGCCTCGGGGCGAAACGCGGCCCGGGTTCTCCTTCGAGACCTGAGCCGGCGAAAGATCTGA
- a CDS encoding lycopene cyclase domain-containing protein, producing MTYLQFHFYFIVPPLILLAAGRPWRKVDGRALRFLLLLALIAFLYATPWDNYLVWRGAWAYDPDRVAGVVGYVPMEEYLFFILQPLLTGCWLYHLMGREGRAHVKQAVPGFGNRVRIAGALSYATAAVAGAFCLTRPEGTYLGLILVWAAPILAAQWAYAGHRIFTYRRTALLGVAIPTLYLSVADAIAIRAGIWRISDAHSFGLELFGLPIEEAVFFLVTNILVVQGLILFIAPPARVRGRVDA from the coding sequence GTGACGTACCTGCAGTTTCATTTCTACTTCATCGTTCCACCGTTGATACTGCTCGCGGCGGGGCGACCGTGGCGCAAAGTCGACGGCCGGGCGCTGCGATTCCTGTTGCTGCTCGCGCTGATCGCCTTTCTGTACGCAACGCCGTGGGACAACTATCTGGTGTGGCGTGGTGCATGGGCCTACGATCCGGATCGTGTTGCCGGCGTGGTTGGTTATGTGCCGATGGAGGAATACCTTTTTTTCATTCTGCAGCCGCTGTTGACGGGTTGCTGGCTTTATCATTTGATGGGAAGGGAAGGGCGGGCTCACGTAAAACAGGCTGTGCCGGGTTTCGGAAATCGCGTCCGGATTGCCGGCGCTCTCTCCTATGCCACCGCCGCCGTCGCTGGCGCATTTTGTCTCACGCGTCCAGAAGGCACCTACCTCGGTCTCATTCTCGTCTGGGCCGCTCCCATCCTTGCCGCGCAATGGGCATACGCCGGACATCGGATATTCACGTATCGACGAACCGCCTTACTCGGCGTGGCCATTCCGACTTTATACCTGTCCGTAGCGGATGCGATCGCGATCCGTGCTGGAATCTGGCGCATCTCGGATGCTCACAGCTTCGGACTTGAACTGTTCGGCCTGCCAATTGAGGAAGCGGTTTTTTTTCTCGTCACCAACATCCTTGTAGTCCAGGGCCTGATCCTGTTCATCGCTCCGCCAGCGCGAGTACGCGGCCGCGTCGATGCCTGA
- a CDS encoding lysophospholipid acyltransferase family protein: MTAIDLPLPGALRAFDAMFLPWMRRRIAAVHITGLDNAGSKRPLILVSNHVSWWDGFLLREVHRLLRPGAPLNTVMLESELGRRPLFRLLGCVGIDPGSPTSVARCVRSLRGRLERRPDSVVAYFPQGRIWPSHVRPLGFEKGIELFARHLPAADILPLGIHLEPLSAPAPHAFLAAGKVVDAQSATAADLEQTVERLLDGILSFVAEHGEGAPAAWPSVRGSMSALRGGAPEIALVRATG, encoded by the coding sequence TTGACTGCAATCGATCTTCCGTTGCCGGGAGCGCTCCGTGCGTTCGATGCGATGTTCCTTCCGTGGATGCGACGCCGTATAGCGGCAGTCCACATTACGGGACTGGACAACGCGGGCTCGAAGCGGCCGCTGATTCTCGTCAGCAATCATGTGAGCTGGTGGGACGGATTTCTGTTGCGCGAAGTCCACCGGCTTCTACGCCCCGGGGCACCGCTCAATACCGTGATGCTGGAGTCAGAACTCGGGCGCCGGCCGCTGTTTCGCCTGCTTGGATGCGTGGGAATCGATCCGGGCAGCCCCACGAGCGTTGCTCGCTGCGTCCGCTCGTTACGCGGACGGCTCGAGCGACGTCCCGATTCGGTGGTCGCCTACTTTCCGCAAGGCCGCATCTGGCCGTCTCACGTCAGACCGCTCGGCTTTGAAAAAGGTATCGAGCTTTTTGCGAGGCATCTTCCGGCGGCGGATATCCTGCCTCTGGGCATCCATCTCGAGCCACTGTCGGCGCCCGCCCCCCACGCATTTTTAGCTGCGGGCAAGGTCGTCGACGCGCAATCTGCAACGGCAGCGGACCTGGAACAGACGGTCGAGCGCCTGCTGGATGGCATTCTGTCATTTGTCGCCGAGCATGGCGAAGGCGCCCCTGCCGCGTGGCCCTCCGTGCGCGGGTCGATGTCAGCTCTGCGCGGCGGAGCACCGGAGATTGCCTTGGTCCGCGCTACAGGATGA